Part of the Vigna angularis cultivar LongXiaoDou No.4 chromosome 1, ASM1680809v1, whole genome shotgun sequence genome, TCTAATTACAGAATCAAAGCAACTTACCCTGGAAAACAGGTGAAGCCTTTCCCCCGCAACAAACAGGCTGGAAAGCTGACAGCATATCCATGGTAGAGGATTTCACTATCAGAAGAGACAGCAGAAgattagtaataataaaaagacTAATCAGTTTGCAGTACTAGATAAAAAGTTCACATAATACCAAGGAATTACCTTTTGCTTCAGAATACCCCACCATGATTTTGTTTGCTTCTAATAACCTCAAGACCTCCCTACCAGATTCAGAAGCTCGAATGAACCGATGCTCTATATCCTTTATGCTGGAGAGAAAATCTTTAGCTCTGTGGGTGATGAACTCTGAAGGATCCTCTCTTTCCGCGGACACATTTTTTCCAGCCatgttcttctccttctttgaACTGGATCTTCCACCAGCACCCTTGTCTGCAACAGTTCGGCTTACTTCACCTGCCTCACTCGGCAACTCTATCTCTCTCACTTCTCCATGAACCTTTTGTTTGCCCCCTTCCACTCCTCTTGAAACAATTGAATGATCAAGGTAGGGAGCATAAGAATTTCCACCCTCATTTCCCATTGCATCACTGCTGAACTTTCCAAACTTCTCATCAAGGTTACGTTGCATCATGCAATGCCCATCTGAACCGACATGCAACCACTGATCTCTATTTTCTTCATCCCTACACTCTCTGGAGTCACTGCAATGCACTGCAAACCTGAAGCTCTCACTATCCTCCCCAGGATCAAAGAAATCCCAAGACGCACCTGACTCAGGAGGAGGTGGTGGAGGTGGAGGCATTGGAACCACAGTGGATTCATCATCCAAATAATTGATGTTTCCACATGCATTGACTGTAACAGTAACAGCAGCATTACCCCCCGACCTCATGTAACTAAGAGTGGTGGCCACAGGCGGCGAAAGAGGACTCTCATTGTGCAAAGGTGACTCCGAAACTTCAACCTCAGCAACATGTGAAGGTGATGGAGAAGGGTAACTAGTTTGAGAAGGGGTTTTGTCAGATACAGACAGAGATGACTCTGCCACTACCTCAGCCTCAGCATACCTGCGGAGAGAAATGCCAACATTTCGAAGAGATTGAATGTACGAAACATGTGCAGCTGCTAAAGCATATCTTGAATCGATAGCCACCTTGATGAACCGCTTTCTTTCCCTGCACAAACTCAAAGCTTCATTCTTTTCTGCTTTTGAGTTCGTAGCACCCATTTCCCCCTTTAATCGGATTAAATTACATCGATTCACTGAACATTCAAAGAAAAGACTCTATTtttacaaccctcaccacaatCCATTACTATTTCTTCATAGCTTCACATTCACAATCTCACACCACATTCGAAAGGGTccactttaataaaaaataaataaacaaaacaaacccAATGAGGATGAAAAGTAAGATATCATAACCCTTCACCTTGACAGCTGGAAAAGCAAGACCTCCTTGGTCAAAATGTgatctttattatatttcagACAGTGATGAACAGAGAAGCAGGGAGCACCCAGGTTGGTTGCATGGTGATGCAGTAAGTGTAGAAAATGAGAGGTCTTAGGGTAGTGGGAAAGGGACAAGACCCTTTGTTAGAGGCAgataaggaaaagaaagagaaatggtGGTGGTAAAGTTATTGAGTTGGTTTCTCAGAGACACAAAGAAGGAAAGGGAAAGCAATGAGGGTAGGTAAAAGTCATCAAAACAAAGGGCATCAAGGGAAACTGAAGCGTATCAGTGTGGTTGTAGTTTATGAGTATGTATGTAATAAGATTGTAGCAGGGATTCTGCAGGGAAGGCCCGGGCAATGAACAAGGAGCATTGTGCAGTGCAAAGATGGAAAAAAGGTGGAAAAggagaaacaaacaaaaatggtGAACCACTGCCAGTAATTCTGCAGCAGTTATTACTCACATCAAGTGGTCACAAGAGCTACTCTGaaacttcaaataaataaataaataaattcaacgGTAACAGTTGTgtatatttgattaaaattttatttaaaaaatcataaaataaagtcacaaaatataacatttaaagtaaaatgaaacttattgaaaaaacaaatcTCTAAAATAAAGTTACACAATGAAACTCATTTCAAATAAACTGAAATTTCTTATCATACATTAAAAGGATATTATTTATTCACTTATGATATCACAtcattataaaacaatttatatttaatttattttaataaaaaattataaacgtTAAATGTAGATATATATAGtctaataaatatgttaaattatatggtttaataatgtttatttCGTTTTAGTAACCTAAAAtcattagaaaatattttaatatatatatgttggtgtaaaaatatatatattaataataaatgtgGTCAAATATAGCTAACAGGATTACATTCTAATATTccttaatattatatatttataaaatatttgataaattatataaagtttcgtattattattattattattttaattattatatatataaaaaaaataaatcattatatttgttgatattacttgatattattagttttatcgTATGAGTCACATAATCCATAAATCTTATGAATACGTATAGTATTCTATCATGAAATACGCGTTTATTGGACAATCTAACTTTGGAATGGTACTACATGTTGCCTTCGTACTCGGTGAACTCTTTTGATATGTTAAGTATCATGTTTAGAGATTGGTTGATATGTCAAGACGGGAGAACACCCTATCACTAAGAGAGCAAGGGAGGGCAATAAGCTCATCCGGATAGAATTTGACGGTAGACATAAGCTTAGCTACCCTCGACTCATTCACGAGCTCAGAGGCTTAAAAGGTCACATTTTTCTTGAATCGAAGTATAACTAGAGTCTCTAATGGGAGGGAATTGGTAGTGCCTTTTTGCTGCTGGTGTAGGTGGCTCAACTCGTAATACAAATGGTGTAACCTTTGTACCCTTGGTTAcctgctttttttttcttcttcttctttcttggGAGGCTCCTAAGGTGACCCTGAGGAAATCACTAAAGGAGAAGCGAAACTAAAGATTTCGATAAAGAAACTTTTTTGCCATAAGAGACAGGAAAAGAATTTTCACTCATGCGTTAATCTCCCTCTCCAACAAGGAACGATGACAATCATAGTCAAAtcaaaagaaatggaagaagacaTACATACAATAGCGAGCATACTCGATAAGAATACAAAcccaaacaagaaacaaacaaatgCAAAAGGTGCATAGATGtacaaaaaggaagaaagaaatgaGTGATAAGGGCCAAAAAATATAAGGAATTCGAAAAGACAAAATGCATTACAAAGCGTCATTTCAGGCCAAAAATAATCACAATCCTCGATGTTTCATCTTCTAAACTTAAACCACCCGGATGTGGCTACGTTAGCCACTACTAGATGCATTTAATGCGATAGGACACTTCATAAAGCGATGCAATCATTacaacattttaaaagaaattctttATTAATGTCATGCAGTTACCTATAAAGCTATCACTAGCTTGATAATTTGGTAGCACAGAGTAAAACCTGCCTAAACCAGCAACACAAAACAAAGTTTGTCTAAGTCAACGACATAAAACAAAGTAGGCTTAAGTCGACAGTACAAAACAAAGCTTGCTTAAGTTGACAACATACAACAAAATTTGTCTAAGTCGACAGCACAAAACAAAGTCTGCCTAAGTTAGTAGTATAAAGCAAAGTTTGCCTGAGCCAACAATAGAAATCTTGATAAACGACATAAGATCCTGCCTAGGTCAAGAATTCAAAAGCACACAAGATAGTGTTCATGGTCAAAGACGACCACTTACAGCTCGACCTAACGGCTAGCCCACATGCGAAATCCTACAAGTTTACCACAACTCGACTAGAGAGCTAGTCATAATCACAACAAACACCTCTCACATAATAATCAAACTTCCTAGACTGAAAAGCTTATGTACATACTCGAGTCAACAAATATGCTCAGTCATGTAGCTCATTCAATTTTGCTAACATGTTAGAGAATATTCTAAGACATATTTGTTGATGTAAATATTCATATGTTAATCATATACGTGATCAAATATGAGTGGTCTGATGacatcataatattttttaatatcatattatataatatttgataaataaaataaaatatcatattatcatcattatttgatcatatatatatatatatatggtaagTCATTATATTTATctgatattatttatattctctTGATATCATTAATGTAAGTCCTGGTTcaaaagttttataaatatgtttcaCTCATAAATACACACTCATTcgtaatatttcttttatttgaaaaatccAACGTCTTTTACTTATGAGTatcaaaaaatcatttaaagGTGAATCTGATTTTGCATCCCAATACGAAAAGTACACATCATCATTCTTCAATCTATTTATATCTTATAACATATTCAAAACTTCATCCTGATAATCTCGATAAAAAcattaactaatttataattatatatacttttaattcaaacataattataaacctgtacaaaatattacttttattcttaGACATTTTACTGtatcaactaaaaaaatttagacaATACCACTTGTAAAAACAGCTCAATTTTTGCTTTTTAAAGGAAATCCTGCACCTAAGTGATTGGATATGCTGAAGATTATTTACCACACGGATGAACCTCGTTTGTGTGTTGCCTTCCCttttctactttctcatttattACACTGaaaaaaacaaagtataaatgataatatatattttaataagaataatagcAGATAAGAAATtatcaaaacataaatttagatttctttgattttagtgttcttttttcattatgttttaaaaatatattaagaaaatttaatacaataaaattaatgtattataAACATAAAGgaggaaaaaatattaaaaataaaaaattctggACTCGTAAAATATGATCTATGAATTCTATGACACTTTCaaattaaatagaataaaatatactttaatagTATATAAGAACTTATACTCGATAAACTAGAAAACAATAAGTTATTTCAAAAGGTATTTTTTTATAGTCTAGTAATATTCAGTAGTAATTTAAAACTGAcctttttttcctattttttagaaaataaataaataaccatgtctttctttttaattatgaaaaatgtcattttattttaaaataagtaagtattgatcattttaaattttattcattatggtttatatatttattcctACACTCTAAACTTAATTATGGAATTTAGTTATTACACTCTTCTTAAGTAATCTAATATCacacatataatttatataattcaagGTATgctataaacttaaaaatagatttattgtatttaaaaatatcttttcacTACAGAATTTAATCGTAtgaaacattaataaatatttattctacGCAATACACggttaaaaacattaatttttgttttttgccGTTTCATAACGTCTACGGTTAGATTACTCCTGCTAATTCTAAAATAGTTTTAGTATAGTGTAAtttaacacaattaaaattttagtttaatggTTATATACCGAAAGTGTAATATAGGttatattgtttataaaatataaattgttaaaatatatcttttaaagtagttaataatgtatattattaatatgtataaaatttttccttaaaaatattcaaccctttgcttttataacttttaaaacaaaagtaaattaaatatattattatcttatatCAATTATTCAGTTAAATTAAGACCaacttgaaattattttaattattaattaatttattattttataatatcatgTATTTTATAAGATTTGACTTGAtaagtttaataatatataaaatgttattaacatatgatattaatattgttAGTGTTGAAGGTACTCAGAagtatataaaatagaaaaaggtaAGTCATATGAAGAACATGAAATGAGTGAAGAGAAATGTATCCAAAGATATAAGATCGAAAAAGGAAGTAAAAAACAAGTGTTATCAAAACATTGAAGCTTGATGGAGAGgtagaaaaatattaagaaacaGAGAACATCGAAAAAAAGTGCAATAAAGATTGAAGTTGATCGATAAAAAAGAAAGCTGCTTCTAATAATTGCTACTACATGGAAAGAATGAGTATACATGGTgtgtgataaattaaaataaaaatataacaaatttcatatcttatataaaaagaaaggtAGTAACTTAATTAGATACCCTATTTAGAATTTGTAGTATAGAAGGTAAGAAATAAAAAGAggtttattaatatgaaaaagaaaatgataaaagtgaCAAAGTTGAAAGACCTTCATCACTCTCCAATGGAACTGAAGTACAAAGAGAAAcagtgaaaaatattatttgtttatttatgtattttgttGTACTTGTTAGTGTTAGTGGAGGTAAAGTTAGGGTTGTCAGAACGCAAAAATGCGCTTAGGTTTTCGTGAAGGCAACGGCTCCTCAAAACGcgcttctcttttttttctattttaagttCGGAAAATATATTCATCTCCAAAtcaaatgtaaattatttttacaccATTATCTAATTATACCTCTTATATACCTTCATCAATTTACTAATTTTCATAACGAAACAGTTACACGCAACTAGgacaaaatgtttttttattcataataagataaaaagagtttaaattaattttaatcataagtcaatatatatatatatatatatatttaaatgcttacttcgtctcATGTTAAAAGGTAAATTTATGATTAGTAttcggttttaaaaatgtatctATTGAGTCCTAAAGTTGTAAAAACTGTATAAATGAAGTCCTCCTAAATTGGCTTAAACGAAGTTAACTCCGTGTTGACGTGGCTATAAAATCTGACATTTTTTCCTCTCTCTTATCTGTTTTTTCTACAACTTTCAGCTTTATCTCTTTTCATGTCTTTTGGAACAGCTAGCTTCTACCAAAGTTTCTTCTCGAAATTTCCCTTCTCCATGATCCTTCACCATAGttaccatccttcttcttcttcttctacaaaaaaaaaaattcaattcttTGTTTCCATTAAACTTTCCATCATCCATAAAAAATAGGTAGAACCTGAGTCAGTTCCCTGAAATATTGTCGCCGACGTCGATGTCGCCGAGATCGCCTTGAACCCGTTTTGGTCAACTCACAACTTCATCGCAAGTTTGTTGGGGCTTTATTGATGATGATGACCATTATAACAATGAAAGATTAGTTTAAATCTAGTCAACGTACTATTATCACAATCTTTGCTcacattttagtttataaattactataattttatagaaaCTGATTTTATGATGAACTGCTGATAGAAAACTATCCAAATTCCCTTCTAGGAGGTATTGGAATGCTTAAACTGAAATAGGATTTTGAAACGAGAGATTTGCATAGTTTGTGTGAATTATTAGATTCTTTTTAAATCTCATTTCCTCCTTCCAAGTCTTCTTCAgtggaaaaaatataataacccACTAGAATACGTTTAACgctaactttttttataacttatatGAGATCTTAGATTAAAACAAACATTAAagttatgtatatataatgttCAGAACAGAGGAATTTGGCTCAGTAACCATGCTAGTGGAACGTTTTGACAATGAAATTTGCTTAGTGGTAATGTTCACTTTCGAAACCCACTAACTGACTGGTTTTTCCATAGTGAAACGAGTGCGTAAGAGATTGGAGTTTATCACTCACTgcaacatttattttcttatgcCGCGATTCTAGGGCTGCTAAAAACATTGAATGTATTGAAGACTAGTTTCAAAATCTGGGGCAAGTGCTGGTGTAAATCTAAAATGTTGTGCACATACAAAGAGCTGCTGCAAAAGATGACCTGCAATTATGAGAAACCTTGGTAGAAGCTAGCTGTTCCAAAAGACATGTAAAGAGAAAAAGCTTAAAGTTGCAGAAAAAACAGATGAAAGAGAAGAGATTTTATAGCCACGTCAGCACGGAGTTAACTCCGTTTAAGCCAATTTAACGGAGGGGACTTCATTTATACAGTTTTTACAACTTTGGGACTCAATAGatgcatttttaaaaccggatactaaacaaaaattcaccttttaacatggggacgaagtaagcatttaaatatatatatatatatatatatatatatatatatatgtatgtatatatatatatatatatatatcacatttaTTGACTTTTCCAATGCCA contains:
- the LOC108344108 gene encoding protein ALTERED PHOSPHATE STARVATION RESPONSE 1; the protein is MGATNSKAEKNEALSLCRERKRFIKVAIDSRYALAAAHVSYIQSLRNVGISLRRYAEAEVVAESSLSVSDKTPSQTSYPSPSPSHVAEVEVSESPLHNESPLSPPVATTLSYMRSGGNAAVTVTVNACGNINYLDDESTVVPMPPPPPPPPESGASWDFFDPGEDSESFRFAVHCSDSRECRDEENRDQWLHVGSDGHCMMQRNLDEKFGKFSSDAMGNEGGNSYAPYLDHSIVSRGVEGGKQKVHGEVREIELPSEAGEVSRTVADKGAGGRSSSKKEKNMAGKNVSAEREDPSEFITHRAKDFLSSIKDIEHRFIRASESGREVLRLLEANKIMVGYSEAKVKSSTMDMLSAFQPVCCGGKASPVFQEPAQKIISWKRTASSRSSSSKNALAAKTKEDVDDSGSDFVEEVCMIAGSHSSTLDRLYAWERKLYDEVKASESIMKEYDRKCHQLRHQFAKDQGSHVIDKTRSVVKDLHSRLRVAIYSVDSISKRIERMRDEELLPQLLEFTEGLIRMWKAMLECHHAQYITISLAYHSRNSTETLLRGEVRREIMTRLLEEVEFFGLSFANWINSLTSYVEALNAWLQNCILLPRERSKSRRPFSPRRLLAPPIFVLCRDWSAGIKALPSEELSQAIIDFLSDLHLRTEQQNDQLFKKQNSGNARTAETEESKTNEDNEDESANLSCIHARLTKVLDRLTKFSEASLKMYEDIRQKSEAARNAYHNCRTIRTEKA